Proteins from a single region of Xiphias gladius isolate SHS-SW01 ecotype Sanya breed wild chromosome 2, ASM1685928v1, whole genome shotgun sequence:
- the LOC120804011 gene encoding zinc finger protein 585A-like isoform X1, with protein MDSDVFTAISKDDPLPLASLRLLVPPFQLMTASMWQVLKKQDVMNYWNVAEFVSLVIDMVPELLMSKHRTQLNLGLRARYILELCRREQFVEPDFILSHLDKIKSQHPIQLKESEEEEVAVNFLELIQTLLKDPEERRDFFLEVFPSEYGPQYDSDLQTLFWEFLCRLAQLLPVPDLKQTVSWLGVECSVLEDCMHSVSEPADLKNLLQHHKHVGHLKQHVPPCSMGNSILSSLSAVTPSRVAITTEQPIESCQLQGLSNETHTVSIVDDVADEIITVTDYAEVELGASTDIEVVMGEHGYEGTDSSTVGDDSLLVLPDETTREEEVGEAVGEATQEKVQNELTNIVHPEASKDNPAFSQHKFSVGPHDCPDCEKKFKFASLLIAHRVIHTGERPHCCNDCGRCFSFRQSLDRHKHTHKTGRKYDCVICGKTFHSLSARTEHKQKHMEDGVYTCQRCSRKFTWELALAKHLKTHTDDHTANKPTESRTDGQKVVSNEYVCEDPVEHAEPDCQVQADDNGDQDPENAEVQSSECPTCESGSLVPELDNQATSLVKVRTSGRKRKPTMKIQVINLQKRMTAKRRKITEVTARALRPLPFSCAEHSYGSPMVSSKDGDESFVADDSSAAFSCPKCSFHHSEEVQVQQHIDSVHCVEAEEEKRSLQPLTDEEGRFSCPECEKSFKFQSLLKAHQRIHTGEQPFLCSQCGRCFSFKQSLERHKQTHKSGRKYGCLICGEIFKSLVAQREHKSTHMENGEYLCSECGRAFAWKSALVRHLKTHSGDADKVERSYKCPRCDLGFSCASYLNRHLQTHQEERVHTCNCGKSFAYRAALTAHQRIHQKERPHTCSQCGKGFLYKGGLLSHMKIHSEEMPFMCSFCGKSFKRERSMKKHERCHTREDVFSCSQCDKSFVYKATLIRHELTHSGERPYLCSDCGKGFFSHAELLKHERFHTGHKPFQCPHCGKKFTQSCYLTIHLRYHTGVRPYSCTECDKSFLSANRLKRHQRTHSGEKPYLCVECGKGFRQSYNLKMHQRRHIMKLT; from the exons ATGGACTCAGATGTTTTCACGGCCATTTCCAAAG atgaCCCCTTACCTTTGGCTTCACTGCGCCTCTTGGTCCCACCTTTCCAGCTCATGACAGCCTCTATGTGGCAGGTGCTGAAGAAACAAGATGTCATGAACTACTGGAACGTGGCAGAGTTTGTCTCTTTGGTAATTGACATGGTCCCAGAGCTGCTGATGTCCAAGCACAGGACACAACTGAACCTGGGATTAAGAGCTAGG TATATCCTTGAGTTGTGCCGACGTGAACAGTTTGTGGAACCTGACTTCATCTTATCTCACCTGGACAAGATTAAATCACAGCACCCCATCCAG CTGAAAGAatcagaagaagaggaagtaGCAGTTAACTTTCTTGAGTTGATCCAGACTCTGCTCAAAGATCCTGAAGAGAGACGAGACTTTTTCTTG GAGGTCTTCCCTTCAGAGTATGGACCACAGTATGACAGCGATTTGCAGACACTGTTTTGGGAGTTTCTCTGTCGACTGGCTCAGCTGTTGCCAGTTCCTGACCTCAAACAG ACTGTCTCCTGGCTTGGAGTTGAATGCTCTGTTTTGGAGGATTGCATGCATTCAGTCTCTGAGCCTGCAGACCTGAAAAATTTACTCCAGCACCACAAACATGTAGGGCATTTAAAGCAACATG tTCCACCTTGTAGCATGGGCAACAGcatcctttcctccctctctgcagtTACTCCTAGCAGAGTGGCAATAACTACAGAACAACCCATCGAATCATGCCAACTGCAAGGTCTCAgtaatgaaacacacactgtatcaATTGTGGACGATGTAGCAGATGAAATAATCACTGTGACGGATTATGCTGAGGTTGAATTAGGCGCAAGCACCGACATCGAGGTGGTAATGGGAGAACATGGCTATGAAGGAACAGACAGTAGCACAGTAGGTGATGATTCGCTGCTAGTGCTTCCTGATGAGACAACCAGGGAAGAGGAAGTTGGTGAAGCAGTAGGGGAAGCAACACAAGAAAAGgttcaaaatgaattgacaaACATCGTCCATCCAGAAGCTAGCAAGGACAACCCAGCTTTCTCCCAACACAAATTCTCTGTGGGCCCTCATGACTGCCCAGACTGCGagaagaaatttaagtttgCCTCTTTACTAATCGCCCACAGGGTCATCCACACTGGTGAACGCCCTCACTGCTGCAATGACTGTGGTCGCTGCTTCTCTTTCAGGCAGTCCCTcgacaggcacaaacacacacacaaaactggaCGCAAATATGACTGCGTCATCTGCGGCAAGACCTTCCACTCCTTGTCAGCCCGCACAGAGcacaagcaaaaacacatgGAGGACGGTGTTTACACATGCCAGCGGTGCAGCAGGAAATTCACCTGGGAGCTGGCACTTGCAAAGCATTTAAAAACTCACACTGATGATCACACCGCTAACAAGCCCACAGAGAGTCGTACGGATGGGCAAAAGGTTGTAAGTAATGAATATGTCTGTGAGGATCCTGTTGAACATGCTGAGCCTGACTGCCAGGTGCAAGCAGATGATAATGGTGATCAGGATCCAGAGAATGCAGAAGTTCAGAGCAGTGAGTGTCCCACCTGTGAGTCTGGAAGCCTGGTCCCTGAACTTGATAATCAAGCCACCTCCCTTGTGAAAGTCCGCACAAGTGGCCGCAAACGCAAACCGACCATGAAGATTCAGGTGATAAATTTACAGAAGCGCATGACTGCTAAGAGAAGGAAGATCACTGAGGTCACCGCTCGAGCCCTGAGGCCTTTGCCTTTCAGTTG TGCAGAGCACTCTTATGGGTCACCCATGGTCTCATCAAAGGACGGTGATGAAA GTTTTGTAGCAGATGACTCATCAGCTGCTTTCTCCTGTCCGAAGTGCTCCTTCCACCATTCAGAAGAAGTGCAGGTCCAGCAGCACATTGACAGTGTTCACTGTGTTgaggctgaggaggaaaagCGATCCCTTCAGCCTCTCACAGATGAAGAAGGACGTTTTAGTTGTCCGGAATGTGAGAAGAGCTTCAAGTTCCAGTCTTTACTAAAAGCCCATCAGCGCATCCACACAGGCGAGCAACCCTTCCTATGTTCTCAATGTGGACgatgtttctctttcaaacaGTCACTGGAGAggcacaagcagacacacaagtCTGGACGCAAGTATGGGTGCCTGATCTGTGGGGAGATCTTCAAGTCATTGGTAGCTCAGAGGGAGCACAAGAGCACCCACATGGAGAATGGCGAATACCTGTGTTCAGAGTGTGGCCGGGCGTTTGCCTGGAAGTCAGCACTGGTGAGGCATCTGAAGACCCACAGCGGAGATGCTGACAAGGTGGAGCGTTCTTACAAATGCCCTCGCTGTGACCTGGGCTTCAGCTGTGCCAGCTACCTCAACAGGCACCTCCAGACTCACCAGGAAGAAAGAGTCCACACCTGCAACTGCGGAAAGAGCTTTGCCTACCGAGCAGCTCTGACTGCACACCAACGCATCCATCAGAAGGAGCGGCCGCACACATGTTCACAGTGCGGCAAGGGATTCCTCTATAAGGGTGGTTTGCTGAGCCACATGAAGATCCACTCAGAGGAAATGCCCTTCATGTGTTCTTTCTGTGGCAAGAGCTTCAAGAGGGAACGCAGTATGAAGAAGCATGAGCGCTGCCACACCAGGGAAGATGTTTTCAGCTGCTCACAATGCGACAAGAGTTTTGTCTACAAGGCGACTTTGATCAGACACGAGCTGACTCATTCAGGCGAGAGGCCGTACCTCTGCTCTGACTGTGGGAAGGGTTTCTTTTCCCACGCCGAGCTTCTGAAGCACGAGCGTTTCCACACGGGCCACAAGCCCTTCCAGTGCCCCCACTGTGGCAAGAAATTCACTCAGTCTTGCTACCTGACCATCCACCTGCGCTACCACACTGGAGTCCGGCCCTACTCCTGCACTGAGTGTGACAAGAGCTTCCTAAGTGCCAACCGCCTTAAAAGACACCAACGAACACATTCAGGGGAAAAACCATACCTCTGTGTAGAATGTGGGAAGGGATTCAGGCAGTCATACAATCTCAAAATGCATCAAAGAAGACATATCATGAAGTTAACATAG
- the LOC120804011 gene encoding zinc finger protein 585A-like isoform X2 codes for MDSDVFTAISKDDPLPLASLRLLVPPFQLMTASMWQVLKKQDVMNYWNVAEFVSLVIDMVPELLMSKHRTQLNLGLRARYILELCRREQFVEPDFILSHLDKIKSQHPIQLKESEEEEVAVNFLELIQTLLKDPEERRDFFLEVFPSEYGPQYDSDLQTLFWEFLCRLAQLLPVPDLKQTVSWLGVECSVLEDCMHSVSEPADLKNLLQHHKHVGHLKQHVTPSRVAITTEQPIESCQLQGLSNETHTVSIVDDVADEIITVTDYAEVELGASTDIEVVMGEHGYEGTDSSTVGDDSLLVLPDETTREEEVGEAVGEATQEKVQNELTNIVHPEASKDNPAFSQHKFSVGPHDCPDCEKKFKFASLLIAHRVIHTGERPHCCNDCGRCFSFRQSLDRHKHTHKTGRKYDCVICGKTFHSLSARTEHKQKHMEDGVYTCQRCSRKFTWELALAKHLKTHTDDHTANKPTESRTDGQKVVSNEYVCEDPVEHAEPDCQVQADDNGDQDPENAEVQSSECPTCESGSLVPELDNQATSLVKVRTSGRKRKPTMKIQVINLQKRMTAKRRKITEVTARALRPLPFSCAEHSYGSPMVSSKDGDESFVADDSSAAFSCPKCSFHHSEEVQVQQHIDSVHCVEAEEEKRSLQPLTDEEGRFSCPECEKSFKFQSLLKAHQRIHTGEQPFLCSQCGRCFSFKQSLERHKQTHKSGRKYGCLICGEIFKSLVAQREHKSTHMENGEYLCSECGRAFAWKSALVRHLKTHSGDADKVERSYKCPRCDLGFSCASYLNRHLQTHQEERVHTCNCGKSFAYRAALTAHQRIHQKERPHTCSQCGKGFLYKGGLLSHMKIHSEEMPFMCSFCGKSFKRERSMKKHERCHTREDVFSCSQCDKSFVYKATLIRHELTHSGERPYLCSDCGKGFFSHAELLKHERFHTGHKPFQCPHCGKKFTQSCYLTIHLRYHTGVRPYSCTECDKSFLSANRLKRHQRTHSGEKPYLCVECGKGFRQSYNLKMHQRRHIMKLT; via the exons ATGGACTCAGATGTTTTCACGGCCATTTCCAAAG atgaCCCCTTACCTTTGGCTTCACTGCGCCTCTTGGTCCCACCTTTCCAGCTCATGACAGCCTCTATGTGGCAGGTGCTGAAGAAACAAGATGTCATGAACTACTGGAACGTGGCAGAGTTTGTCTCTTTGGTAATTGACATGGTCCCAGAGCTGCTGATGTCCAAGCACAGGACACAACTGAACCTGGGATTAAGAGCTAGG TATATCCTTGAGTTGTGCCGACGTGAACAGTTTGTGGAACCTGACTTCATCTTATCTCACCTGGACAAGATTAAATCACAGCACCCCATCCAG CTGAAAGAatcagaagaagaggaagtaGCAGTTAACTTTCTTGAGTTGATCCAGACTCTGCTCAAAGATCCTGAAGAGAGACGAGACTTTTTCTTG GAGGTCTTCCCTTCAGAGTATGGACCACAGTATGACAGCGATTTGCAGACACTGTTTTGGGAGTTTCTCTGTCGACTGGCTCAGCTGTTGCCAGTTCCTGACCTCAAACAG ACTGTCTCCTGGCTTGGAGTTGAATGCTCTGTTTTGGAGGATTGCATGCATTCAGTCTCTGAGCCTGCAGACCTGAAAAATTTACTCCAGCACCACAAACATGTAGGGCATTTAAAGCAACATG tTACTCCTAGCAGAGTGGCAATAACTACAGAACAACCCATCGAATCATGCCAACTGCAAGGTCTCAgtaatgaaacacacactgtatcaATTGTGGACGATGTAGCAGATGAAATAATCACTGTGACGGATTATGCTGAGGTTGAATTAGGCGCAAGCACCGACATCGAGGTGGTAATGGGAGAACATGGCTATGAAGGAACAGACAGTAGCACAGTAGGTGATGATTCGCTGCTAGTGCTTCCTGATGAGACAACCAGGGAAGAGGAAGTTGGTGAAGCAGTAGGGGAAGCAACACAAGAAAAGgttcaaaatgaattgacaaACATCGTCCATCCAGAAGCTAGCAAGGACAACCCAGCTTTCTCCCAACACAAATTCTCTGTGGGCCCTCATGACTGCCCAGACTGCGagaagaaatttaagtttgCCTCTTTACTAATCGCCCACAGGGTCATCCACACTGGTGAACGCCCTCACTGCTGCAATGACTGTGGTCGCTGCTTCTCTTTCAGGCAGTCCCTcgacaggcacaaacacacacacaaaactggaCGCAAATATGACTGCGTCATCTGCGGCAAGACCTTCCACTCCTTGTCAGCCCGCACAGAGcacaagcaaaaacacatgGAGGACGGTGTTTACACATGCCAGCGGTGCAGCAGGAAATTCACCTGGGAGCTGGCACTTGCAAAGCATTTAAAAACTCACACTGATGATCACACCGCTAACAAGCCCACAGAGAGTCGTACGGATGGGCAAAAGGTTGTAAGTAATGAATATGTCTGTGAGGATCCTGTTGAACATGCTGAGCCTGACTGCCAGGTGCAAGCAGATGATAATGGTGATCAGGATCCAGAGAATGCAGAAGTTCAGAGCAGTGAGTGTCCCACCTGTGAGTCTGGAAGCCTGGTCCCTGAACTTGATAATCAAGCCACCTCCCTTGTGAAAGTCCGCACAAGTGGCCGCAAACGCAAACCGACCATGAAGATTCAGGTGATAAATTTACAGAAGCGCATGACTGCTAAGAGAAGGAAGATCACTGAGGTCACCGCTCGAGCCCTGAGGCCTTTGCCTTTCAGTTG TGCAGAGCACTCTTATGGGTCACCCATGGTCTCATCAAAGGACGGTGATGAAA GTTTTGTAGCAGATGACTCATCAGCTGCTTTCTCCTGTCCGAAGTGCTCCTTCCACCATTCAGAAGAAGTGCAGGTCCAGCAGCACATTGACAGTGTTCACTGTGTTgaggctgaggaggaaaagCGATCCCTTCAGCCTCTCACAGATGAAGAAGGACGTTTTAGTTGTCCGGAATGTGAGAAGAGCTTCAAGTTCCAGTCTTTACTAAAAGCCCATCAGCGCATCCACACAGGCGAGCAACCCTTCCTATGTTCTCAATGTGGACgatgtttctctttcaaacaGTCACTGGAGAggcacaagcagacacacaagtCTGGACGCAAGTATGGGTGCCTGATCTGTGGGGAGATCTTCAAGTCATTGGTAGCTCAGAGGGAGCACAAGAGCACCCACATGGAGAATGGCGAATACCTGTGTTCAGAGTGTGGCCGGGCGTTTGCCTGGAAGTCAGCACTGGTGAGGCATCTGAAGACCCACAGCGGAGATGCTGACAAGGTGGAGCGTTCTTACAAATGCCCTCGCTGTGACCTGGGCTTCAGCTGTGCCAGCTACCTCAACAGGCACCTCCAGACTCACCAGGAAGAAAGAGTCCACACCTGCAACTGCGGAAAGAGCTTTGCCTACCGAGCAGCTCTGACTGCACACCAACGCATCCATCAGAAGGAGCGGCCGCACACATGTTCACAGTGCGGCAAGGGATTCCTCTATAAGGGTGGTTTGCTGAGCCACATGAAGATCCACTCAGAGGAAATGCCCTTCATGTGTTCTTTCTGTGGCAAGAGCTTCAAGAGGGAACGCAGTATGAAGAAGCATGAGCGCTGCCACACCAGGGAAGATGTTTTCAGCTGCTCACAATGCGACAAGAGTTTTGTCTACAAGGCGACTTTGATCAGACACGAGCTGACTCATTCAGGCGAGAGGCCGTACCTCTGCTCTGACTGTGGGAAGGGTTTCTTTTCCCACGCCGAGCTTCTGAAGCACGAGCGTTTCCACACGGGCCACAAGCCCTTCCAGTGCCCCCACTGTGGCAAGAAATTCACTCAGTCTTGCTACCTGACCATCCACCTGCGCTACCACACTGGAGTCCGGCCCTACTCCTGCACTGAGTGTGACAAGAGCTTCCTAAGTGCCAACCGCCTTAAAAGACACCAACGAACACATTCAGGGGAAAAACCATACCTCTGTGTAGAATGTGGGAAGGGATTCAGGCAGTCATACAATCTCAAAATGCATCAAAGAAGACATATCATGAAGTTAACATAG
- the apex1 gene encoding DNA-(apurinic or apyrimidinic site) endonuclease — MKRGKKAEEAAADGENDNSSATAKKAKKVKEPEAPILYDDPPDKMTSKDGRDANMKITSWNVDGLRAWVKKKGLDWVREEAPDVLCLQETKCAEKDLPADITSMPEYPHKYWAVSDDKGGYSGVAMLCKTEPLKVTYGIGKEEHDKEGRVITAEFPNFYLVTAYVPNAGRGLVRLDYRKSWDVDFQAYLSELDVQKPLVLCGDLNVAHQEIDLKNPKGNKKNAGFTPEEREGFSQLLAAGFSDSFRELYPEQTNAYTFWTYMMNARAKNVGWRLDYFVLSSSLLQGLCDSKIRNKVMGSDHCPITLHIVV; from the exons ATGAAGAGAGGCAAGAAGGCAGAGGAGGCAGCTGCAGATGGGGAAAATGACAACAGCTCTG CTACtgcaaagaaagcaaagaaggtTAAGGAACCAGAGGCCCCAATACTGTATGATGACCCTCCTGACAAAATGACCAGCAAAGATGGACGAGACGCCAACATGAAGATTACCTCCTGGAATGTCGATGGGCTGAGGGCCTGGGTGAAAAAGAAGGGTCTGGAT TGGGTGCGTGAGGAGGCTCCAGATGTTTTGTGCCTGCAAGAGACCAAGTGTGCTGAGAAAGACCTCCCTGCTGACATTACTTCAATGCCTGAGTACCCACACAAGTACTGGGCTGTCTCAGATGACAAGGGGGGTTACAGTGGTGTGGCCATGCTCTGCAAGACTGAACCCCTCAAAGTGACCTATGGCATTG GCAAAGAGGAGCATGACAAGGAGGGCCGTGTCATCACTGCCGAGTTCCCCAACTTCTACTTGGTGACCGCCTATGTGCCAAACGCCGGCAGAGGCCTTGTGCGCTTAGATTACCGCAAAAGCTGGGACGTGGATTTCCAGGCGTATCTGAGTGAGCTGGACGTACAGAAGCCCTTGGTACTGTGCGGCGACCTCAACGTCGCACACCAGGAGATTGACCTGAAGAACCCCAAGGGGAACAAGAAAAACGCAGGCTTTACTCCTGAGGAGCGTGAGGGCTTCAGCCAGCTGCTGGCAGCCGGTTTCAGCGACAGCTTCCGTGAGCTCTATCCTGAGCAGACCAACGCCTATACCTTCTGGACCTACATGATGAACGCCCGCGCAAAGAACGTGGGCTGGAGGCTCGATTACTTTGTGCTGTCGTCCTCCTTGCTACAAGGCCTGTGCGACAGTAAGATCCGCAACAAGGTGATGGGAAGCGACCACTGCCCAATCACTCTGCACATAGTTGTGTAG